The Paenibacillus amylolyticus genome contains the following window.
GAATACATGAGTTCCGGATTAGCAAGTTTAAGAAATATCGTGATGAAGGTGAGAAATAATGGCTATCAATAACATTCTTGTTGTAGATGATGAACGGGAAATTCGAGAAGCGCTCGTTATTTATTTGAAAAGCGAAGATGTGTATGTATTCACTGCCTCTAACGGATTGGAGGCGCTGGAGATTCTTGAACAAGAAACCATTCATCTTATTATCATGGACAACATGATGCCGCAGCTGGATGGAATTAAAACAACATTTAAAATTCGTGAAAACAAAAATATACCGATCATTATGCTTTCCGCCAAGTCAGAAGATAGCGACAAGATTTTGGGACTCAACGTGGGCGCTGATGATTATATTACGAAGCCATTCAATCCTCTTGAGTTAATCGCCAGAGTCCGATCTCAGCTGCGCCGCTTTACGAATTTGGGTTCCTTCCAGTCAAACGGGGATGAGCTCATTCAAGTAAGAGGACTCGTGCTGAACAAAAGCTCGAAGACTGTTGAGATAGATGGTGAGGATGTCAGACTAACCCCAAAGGAATACAAAATTTTGGAAGCTGCTGATGGAGAACAAAGGCAGAGTTTTCTCCATCGAAGAGATTTATGAGCGCGTGTGGAATGAACTGATCTTCACTTCAGAGAATACGGTTGCCGTACACGTGAGAAACATTCGTGAAAAAATTGAAATCAATCCTAAAGACCCGAAATATTTAAAGGTGGTATGGGGAATTGGATACAAAATCGAGAAAAAATAAAGCTGATCGGAAGGTTCCAATCGACCTTATTGTCATCATTGTCGCCGCGATCTTATGGATCCTTTTACTCATAAACTCGTATTCATACACGGGGCTGAGTATTAGCTACTCAACTTCAAGTTACATCCAGACGCTGCTTGCCTTCATTATTCTTTGCTTACTGGCAAGCAGACTGTTTCTTTATTTTAAGGCACCTCAAGCTGGACGTTCCTTCTGGCATGGCAGTCTGCTGATGGATTACTTTCATAGCTGGAGAACTGGTCTCAGAGCCAGTTTGCAGAACTGGAGAATAACGTTTGGCATCATCAGGATGTTTCTGCTAATCCCGATAGCGGGCATTTGTATTTGGCAGGCAGCCACATATTACGGTGTATACGAACAGGACTTGCTCATACTTTATGTGTTGCTGTATATGCTGTTTCTGGTTCCGTATATCCTTTCCAAGCTTGGACGCTTCATCGCCATCATCAACGGGAGCAAAGAAATTGCCGAAGGGAATATTCAGAATACGATTCAGGTAACCGGCAAGGATGGCCTATCCAAGCTTGCTGGCTATATTAACAATATGAAAGCCGGGTATCAAAGCGCGCTGGAGAATCAAATGAAGAGCGAACGGTTAAAAACAGAGCTGATTACCAACGTATCACATGATTTGAAGACCCCGCTTACTTCTATTATCAACTATGTTGATTTGTTAAAAAAGAAGATCTGTCTACGGAGACTACCCGAGCCTATATTGAAACCCTGGACCGGAAGTCGCTACGGTTGAAGCTGCTGATTGAAGACCTGTTCGAAATCTCAAAGATCGCCAGCGGTACAGTAGAGCTGGATATGGAGTACGTCGATGTCGCAACCTTGCTGACACAGGCGATTGCCGAGTCCAATACGAGTATGGGACAAACGTCGCCTGAGATTCGGGAGAGGATTGCAAAATTCCCCATTCATGCCCATTTGGACGGCAATAAAATTTGGCGTGTATTCGAAAATTTGATTGGCAACGCGCAGAAATATTCGCTTCCAGGAACCAGAATCTATATTTATCTGGACGAGTCTGATGATCAGGTACTATTTAAAATTCAAAATACTGCTGCGTATGAGATTGATTTTGCTGCGGAAGAGTTGTTCGAACGTTTCAAAAGGGCAGATGAATCCCGTCAGACTGAAGGCTCCGGCCTGGGGCTGTCCATTGTGAAAAGCATCGTTGAGCTGCACGGCGGGGAGATTAACATCGAAATTCACGGCGATCAATTCAACGTTATTCTGCATTTGCCCAAGCAGCGCTTAATCTAAAGGCCAAAACGAAGTTAACCCTCAATGCTCCTTTTCAGGATGGTTGAGGGTTAACTTTTTCATTTTATTCTAGTCCAGAAGACTGTAGATCTGAATGCTCTCGACCTTGGCATCCTTGATATGGAATGACATCACATCCACATAATTGGATGGTTCATAACGGAAGTCATCCTCCTCATCCGGAGCTCCATCACCAACGAGTTTCCCCTCAGGGTAAGCGTTTTTGAGTGTGTCCAGACTGTCTCCTGCTTTAATGTTTCGAACTGTGGTGTACTTGGGATCTGTGATTTCAATATGAAAGATCGAGTCTTGTTTCCCCTCTGGTATACTGATTGTTTTAATCTCCAGACCAGGATACGTGTACACTTTTTCTGTAAAACCGATTAACGTGTCCATGTTGGTTCCATCATCGGCAGTGTACGTATGAGATTTCAGGTTATCCGGTTTGCCGAGCATCTGCTCCATCTTATCTTCGTTCGCTGTATCCGAAATCGCGATGGTGTGCTCATTATAGACAAAAGCAAGCTCCTTCAGCACCACATTGCCTTCCTTCTCCATCGAACCTTCTTTAATCGCTTCAGTGCCCTTTTCTTCCGAATTTTCGGCAGCAGGTGTATTGGTATTGGTTGCTCCTTCGCCTTTGCTTTGTTCATTCGTTGTGTTCTGTCCGTTTGCCGGAGATGTAGCATCACTGGACTGACAGCCCGTTAATGCCCCCGTTAGTAAAGCACCTAATACGATAAAACCTGCAGCTTTCGTAGTTAATTTCATCATGATCCCTCCATAAATGTGTGTTTTGTTCTTATGAAGTGATTATAAATAAAACATTTGTTATTCTTATAACAGAAATGTACCAATCTTGTAACGTTACTTATTTGGGCTTGGGTTTAGATGCAGGTCTACGCACGAGGCAAAACAATCGTAATGGTCGTGCCTTCCCCGATTTGACTTTCCATGTCGATATATCCATTAAATCGCTCGACAATCTCTTTGCAAATGGAAAGTCCAAGACCTGAGCCGTTCGCTGTGCTTGCATTTTTCGCTCGGTAAAAGCGTTCCTGCACTCGCTCCAGCTCATCACCCGCGATGCCTATCCCTTGATCACGTACCCTTATAACGACCTCACTCGGTGTATGTTCCATCTCTATTTTAATCTGGGAGTGATTGCCTGAGTATTTGATAGCATTGTCCACTAGGTTGGCGATGGCATGGGACATCAACATGGGATTGACGTTGGCGTAGACTCTTGTCAGACCTCTATCATTCGGTTCTCCCTCCGCTGTACTAACTTTGATCTCGATCCCTTTATCCTGAGCTTTCGCTTCCATATGCATTGCAACTTGCTGAATCAGTTCGTTCAATTCTGTCTTCTCGACTTCCAGTTCGTTAGAACCAGCCTTATCGAATCGGGAGAGCAATAACAGTTCATTAATCAAACGTGTCAGCCGATCCGATTCCTGCAACAGATGAGCATAGATTTTTGCAGCTCCTTGTTCTCGTTCTCCCCTTCATATAAGTATTGAGAGAAACCACGTATGGCTGCCAGTGGTGTTTTAACTCGTGAGATACGTTGGAGACAAATTGTTTCTGGTACTGAATGTAATCATGAAGCTGGCGCCCATGGAATCCAGCCCTTCTGCCAGCATGCCCAGCTCATCCTTCCGGTTCAGTTGAACCCTCCGAAACTCCTGCCTGGAGAAGCTTTGTGCAGCGCCAAGCAGCACCTTGATCGGCTTGGTTGTATTTCGGGCAATCCACAGACTGGCTAACGTAATCAGTACAATGAAACCGCCTGCACCTGCAAACAGGATATAACGGATTTGGTCCATGATCGCATAAAAGTACGAAATGTCGTCCACGAACTCATACACATAAGCGTTCTCGTAAAATTGATTCTGAATGGGGGTCGCAAAGTAAAGCCGATGATCTTCCGTTACGGTGTAGGCATAACTGCCGCTTAGAGCTTTCTCAATATTTTGGTCAAAAATAAGCGGTTTGCCATCATTAATGATGATGCCATCCACAGCCAAACCCAGCAATTGCTTGGAGCTGTCATAGATACGTACTTCCTTGCCTGAAGCTTTCAGCTTCTCCAGAGCAAGTCTGACGATTTCCTCCGTCTGCGGCTCTCCTGAGGATGACCTATGCTGGGCTAACACCTCTCGAAAGGACAGCTCGGACAGATCCGCCTTCTCCATCATTTGTTTCTCAATCGTAATGAAGCTGTAGTAATCAATGGCTTTATTCACCGCAAATATGATGATGCCAAAAGAAAGCACGGAGAAAAATAAATAATTCAGCAGTAACCGGGTTGCATACTTCAGGCCTCGCCACCTCCAAGCTGATAGCCAAATCCATAGATCGTCCTGATGTATTTCGGTTCGTCCGCGTTATCCTCCAGCTTCTTCCTTAATCGCATGATGGTCATATCCACACTGCGACTGTCTCCCATGAAGTCATACCCCCATCCAATCTCCAGCAGCTCATCCCGGGTAAAGATTTTGTCTGGTCTTTTGAGTAGCGTTTCCAGAATTTTAAACTCTTTGGCCGTTAAAGACACGGGTACATCGTTTTTCAGCACTCTTCGGCTCTCCAGATCAAATGTCAGCTCTTCATGAATGATGCGTGTAGATTTCACTTCTGTTCCTTCACTGGATTCCTCCTTGCTCTCGTTCCTTCTCAGAATCACCTTGATTCGAGCGAGTAATTCCCGATTGTCAAAGGGTTTGGTCATGTAATCTTCCGCGCCCAGTTCAAGTCCGAGCACCTTGTCGATCACCTCATTTTTGGCAGAGAGCATGATCACAGGAACGGCACGTTTCCCGGTAATTTCCTTGCACAGGTCATATCCGGAGCAGTCAGGCAGCATCAAGTCGAGCACCACTAAGTCGGGTTGAAAAGATTCAAGCAAATGCAGCCCCGTTTTGCCGTCCTCTGCGGTCTGCACGTTGTAATTTTCTCGCCGTAGCACCAGCTCAATTAAATCTCGAATGGCGATTTCATCGTCAATCACTAGAATTTTCTTCAATGTACACCCCTATCCAGCCTTGTTCTCCAGCTTTAATTATATTTAACCCAATCTTAGCACAGACACTTTAGGACGTGTCTCAAAACTCACTGAAGTGCATCTTTTACCGCCTTTTCGCCCCTGCTGCGTCACTTTCCCTTGACGTGCCCCGGCACGCCTGCGGAAAATCTCCTTGCTTGGAACGAAAATTCGGCAAAATCTGCGTCCTTCGGAGTTTTCAGACACGCCCTAGATTCCTCCAGAAAAACAAGATGAGGTATATTCCAACGAACCCAACATAACTTGTAATAAACCCGAAGAAAGGAGAACAATCCATGGATCTGCTCTGGGTACTCATTGTTGGTGGACTTATTGGCTGGTTAAGCGGCAACCTGATTGGACGGGACGTACCGGGCGGTGTACTTGGGAACGTTATTGCGGGTTTTATTGGTTCCTGGTTAGGAACGGAATTGTTGGGACCAAGAGGGCCGGTGATTGGCGGATTTCATATTATTCCAGCGATCGTTGGCTCGATTATTGCCCTGCTCATCTTCTTCGCTCTGGCACGCGGCGGAGCTTTCCGAAGACGTTAATAAAGAGAGATGGAAACGGATATCGTCTATTAGATAAAAGGACGAAAAGCATTCTTCCAGAAAGATGAATGCTTTCCGTCCTTTTTTTGTTTGAGCAGGATCTCCCTTAAGATGAACGGGTTCCGTGTTAATTCCCGCAGATTTTAATTTAGATTTGGTTTGTTTCGACCACCCACGACTCGATTTTTTGCTGCTCCAATACCGACTATAAAGAGTAAGATCGATGCGCCAAGCAGAATGAAAAGTGGCAGGTTCCAACTATTTGTGGCGTCATGCAGATATCCGATAAGGGCAGGACCGATGGCGGCAAGAAGATATCCAATCGATTGCGCCATGCCAGACAGTTCCGCTGCTTGATGCGCATTTTCGGTACGTAACCCGAAAAACATCATTGCCAAACTAAAGGCGAAACCTCCACCAATTCCAAGTATGATGATCCACAACAGAATGACATTGGAGCTTCCGTATAGAAGTCCGAGCGTACCCGTTGATAGCAAACCAGTTGTGATGATTACTAATAAACGTTGGCTATTCATGCGTCCAGCAATAACAGGCACGATAAAGGTAAATGGAAGCATAGCTAACTGCATGATCGAAAGGTACCATCCGGATTGATTGGACTCCATTCCCTGCTGTTTTAAAATTTCAGGCAACCATGCGATCAACACGTAGAATACCATGGACTGTATACCCATAAACAAGGTTACTTGCCAGGCAAGCGGGGATTTCCATACATTCACATCGTTGCGGGCGACTTGTTGACTCGTTGTGGCTGTTGGTTTCGTTTGACTTCTTAATTGGGGTAACCAACAGAGGATCGATACAAAGCTTAGAATTCCCCATATCCCCAGTGCGCCCTGCCACTTTAGCCCTGCATTCATGGCTAGCGGTACACTTATTCCCGATGCGATAGCTCCACATAAATTCATTGAAATGGAGTAAACTCCTGTCATGGAGCCTATTTTATTGGGGAAATCCCGTTTGATGATACTGGGCAATAATACATTACATACGGCAATGGCGAACCCAAGAATTACTGTCCCTATAAACAGATTAACTGCGCCGGATAAAGATCGTATTAGAATACCTGCAGTCAGCAACATGAGGGCAATCCATATGATACGTTCAACCCCATATCTTCGTCCTAGTTTGGGTACCAGAGGCGACAGTAAAGCAAAGGCAAGCAAGGGTACCGTTGTGATCAGGCCTGCTAATGTATTGGAAATATGAACGTCATCCCTGATCAGGCTCACTAAAGGACCAACTGAGGTTAAGGGAGTACGTAAATTGGCTGCAATAACAATAATGCCGAGAATCATAAATCCTATAGAGGATGCTGCGGCTTTTTTATTTTGCTTGTTCGGCATTCTTCAATTCTCCTTTTTGAATTCATATCCGCGCGGACAACAAAAGTATATTATAGTATATTATTATTTACAATAAGTATTTTATGATATATTTAAATTGTACAGAACAAAAAATAAAACTCCAAATTCCACGATGGGAAATTCAGAGTTTTATGATAAGTCGCATGTCTGGTTTTTTAGAAACCATACTTTAAGGAAATATGAAGCACTGTTTCGCTATTCGTATGATTGGTGTAAGAGTGAGGACAATCTGCACGAAAACTGATCGTATCATATTGATTCAATATGTACACTTCTTCGTTCACTTGAATTTCAATGGAACCCGTCATTACTGTCGCAATTTCCGTTGTATTCACATGATGACCTTCAGGGTGATACGAGCTATGGGGCTGCAAGTAAGCCCGACACATTTCAATACCGTTGCTTTTATAGACGGGTTCAATGATCCAATTTTGTTGATCATTAGAAAATTGTAACCCTTCGCCTGCTCGATACAAACTAACGTGGTCTTCTGATTGGAACAAAGCCAATAGCGGTAAAGATATGCCTTTTGAAATTTTCCATATTATCGCCAAAGTTGGATTTGTTTCGCCACGTTCGATATTGCCCAGAGTCAGTTTGCTTACGCCCGTTAATTCTGCCAAGTCATCTAAGCTCATGTTGTTTTCTTTTCTGTACTTTTTTAAGGCAGTGCCCATCTGTAAAACGATTTGTTTTGATTCATTGATTTCATCCATTTCATATTCACCTCAACCATAAACTGTTATAGCTAGTATATTGTTAATCTACGATCTTTTCCACACGATTGGCATTCGAGTTTTACAACAGCATACTTAAACGTATAAAATTATGTTCAATTAAGACAAGGGGTCACATGTTTGTACACTGTAGAGTCGTATCTTAAAATAGTATCGATTATGGAAGGTGGCATAGATATGAAGATTCTCATTGTTGGTCATTTTAATGAAACTGCAAAATCAAATATTACAGGGTATTTTCCGCAAGACTGGAACGTGGTCATTGTCCCGCCCGGACAAGAAATGCTGCATCATATTATAGATTGCCAGGTACTCATTCCTGAACATATTCAAGTGGATCACACCCTGCTTGCCAACGCCAAACAATTAAAATTGGTTCAGACGGGTGCCGGATTTGATAATGTCGATATTCCTGCCTGTACAGAACTCGGGATATGGGTGGCCAATGCAGCGGGAGTGAATGCACAGGCAGTGGCAGAGCACGTAATGGCTTTGATATTGTCCTATTATAAAAACATCCCCTTTCTTGACAACTTCATGAAAAACAAGAAAGATGAACATCAATTGGACTATACAGGGAGTGAGTTAAAGGGGAAAACGATTGGCATTATCGGTTTGGGTGCGATCGGACAAAAAGTGGCTGCATTTTGCAGGGTTTTTGATATGAATGTGCAGGCTTATGCAAGAAAAGCTGTTGTGCAATCTGACGACTTGGTGAAAATGACCGACTTCGATACGCTAATAAGCACATCGGACATCGTCAGTGTACATATTCCCTTGAATCCGCAAACCAAACAGCTCATCAACAAAGCGGCATTCAAGAAAATGAAGAACACAACTCTGTTTATCAATACAGCCCGCGGTGGGATTGTTAACGAAAGAGACTTGATTGATGCACTACAAAACGGGGATATTTCAGGCGCATGCCTGGATGTATATGAAACTGAACCGCTTCCGATGGACAGTGAGCTCCGGAATCTGGCTAATGTGATACTTACGCCTCATACAGCAGGACTGCCTGATGGTCGGAAATTTCATAAAATCAGATATGATTTCTTTATAAATAATATTAAACGTGTCGATAATGGCGAAGAACCTGCAAGCAAACTCAATCAGTTAATTTAGTTTTGGTACAAAAAGCCTCCCTCGAACGGGGGCTTTTTGTACGTATAACATTTGCTCTCATTTCATGTAGCGATAGTCTAGAAGATCCTTCAAGTTTGAGATTTTCTGCAGCAGCTTCTCCCCCACATTGGTTTCCTTCACCAGTTTCCGTTCCAGTTCTTTATCCACCAGTCTTTTTACAGACAATACATCCGTTCCGTTGCATAACACATCCTCTTTTGAGTTGAATTTCTGATGGGCGACGAGCTGCATGCCAAAAGAGTTGTACAGCAAGGTATATCCGGCAATGCCTGTAGTGGATTGATAAGCTTTGGAAAAACCGCCGTCGATTACGATCATTTTTCCGTTTGCTTTCACAGGACTCTCTCCACTGATTTCTTTGACCGGCGTGTGGCCGTTAATGACATGTCCATGATCCGGATTCAAATCAAATTCCTGCAAGATTCTTCGACAGATCTCTTCATTTTCACGTAAATGGTAGTAAGGATTTTTTTTCTCTTTATGTGCTTCTTTGTCTTGAATAAAATAACGTTCAAAAGTGGTCATTTCTCTCTTGCCAAAGAGTGAGGAACATTCTCCTGTCCAGATGTACCATACCATATCCGTCGCAAGATCTTCTGTCTCTTCCGGATGTGCAAAGGCGTAACGTAAATAATCTTCAAAAACATCAAGTAATTGACGGCCCGCATAGGTTCGGTCTTCAATCTTCATTTCTTCCATATTTCCTTCTTCATCCAAAGGAATACAGCCGTGGATTAACAAATTTCCGTTGTATTTTAAATAAAGGCTTCCCTTTTTCATGAGGAAATTCATATGTCTGGCCAGCTTTTCGGAATGCTGAACGGAGAACAGCAGTTTTTCCATCACCTGGCGTTCTTCCTCCAGCAATTGTTCAGGCTGCTGTGGATTAACGGTTGTAAAGCAGGTGTTTTCAAGCGGATACGTTTTTCCGCAGATATTGATTTCATTTTTGTCGTAATCAATCTGCTCCAGCAAAAGTCTTTCAGACATATTAAAGTACGGGCGTCTTTTGATAATCGGGCTTTCAAGTTTAAACTGGATCATCGCAATGGCCTGGTGAATTTTGGTGATCTGCAGAATTTCCTGCTCGGATACATTATGGCCAGCCTGTAGCTTAGGTCTGAAGGATGGATTGTCTTCATAGTATTTTTCCGCCAAGTTCAGCAGTGGGCGCAGATTGATTCCATATACATCTTCAATGATGTCCAGGTTGTCGTATCTGGCACAGATCCGGATAATATTCGCAAGGCAGACCAGAGAACCTGCGTAGGCACCGATCCAGAGGACATCATGATTCCCCCACTGAATGTCTACAGAGTGGTAGTTGATTAACGTATCCATAATTTTATCGGGGTCCGGTCCCGGTCATAGATATCTCCAACCACATGAAGATGGTCAACCACTAGGCGCTGGGTCGTATAAGCAAGACCGATAATGAGCTTGTCCGCTTGGCCCAGAGATATAATCTGCCGATATATTTCCTCATAATAAGGATCTTATTGTTGGTCGAATCCGTCTTGTATAGAAGCTCCTCTACAATATATACATACTGCTCCGGCAGAGCTTTACGCAATTTGGAGCGCGTATACTTGGAAGAAGCATAAGCAATGAGCTTAAGCATGTGTTCGATGGTTTGTCTATACCACTGGTTCAAAGCGTGTTTATTGCTCAGTTCCCCTATAACCAGCTGTATTTTATCTTCCGGATAATAAACCAACGCTGCAAAATCATTGATTTCCTGCTCCGTCCATACCTCCCGGAATAATTCTTTAATTTTCTCTTTGACGGTACCTGAACCGTTTCGGAGTACATGCTGAAAAGCCTGAAACTCCCCATGCAAATCACTGACGAAATGCTCGGTTCCTTTGGGGAGATTGGAGATCGCTTCAAGGTTGA
Protein-coding sequences here:
- a CDS encoding histidine kinase dimerization/phospho-acceptor domain-containing protein, with the translated sequence MDTKSRKNKADRKVPIDLIVIIVAAILWILLLINSYSYTGLSISYSTSSYIQTLLAFIILCLLASRLFLYFKAPQAGRSFWHGSLLMDYFHSWRTGLRASLQNWRITFGIIRMFLLIPIAGICIWQAATYYGVYEQDLLILYVLLYMLFLVPYILSKLGRFIAIINGSKEIAEGNIQNTIQVTGKDGLSKLAGYINNMKAGYQSALENQMKSERLKTELITNVSHDLKTPLTSIINYVDLLKKKICLRRLPEPILKPWTGSRYG
- a CDS encoding ATP-binding protein, giving the protein MKLLIEDLFEISKIASGTVELDMEYVDVATLLTQAIAESNTSMGQTSPEIRERIAKFPIHAHLDGNKIWRVFENLIGNAQKYSLPGTRIYIYLDESDDQVLFKIQNTAAYEIDFAAEELFERFKRADESRQTEGSGLGLSIVKSIVELHGGEINIEIHGDQFNVILHLPKQRLI
- a CDS encoding GlsB/YeaQ/YmgE family stress response membrane protein encodes the protein MDLLWVLIVGGLIGWLSGNLIGRDVPGGVLGNVIAGFIGSWLGTELLGPRGPVIGGFHIIPAIVGSIIALLIFFALARGGAFRRR
- a CDS encoding XRE family transcriptional regulator, which gives rise to MDEINESKQIVLQMGTALKKYRKENNMSLDDLAELTGVSKLTLGNIERGETNPTLAIIWKISKGISLPLLALFQSEDHVSLYRAGEGLQFSNDQQNWIIEPVYKSNGIEMCRAYLQPHSSYHPEGHHVNTTEIATVMTGSIEIQVNEEVYILNQYDTISFRADCPHSYTNHTNSETVLHISLKYGF
- a CDS encoding HAMP domain-containing sensor histidine kinase, whose protein sequence is MINELLLLSRFDKAGSNELEVEKTELNELIQQVAMHMEAKAQDKGIEIKVSTAEGEPNDRGLTRVYANVNPMLMSHAIANLVDNAIKYSGNHSQIKIEMEHTPSEVVIRVRDQGIGIAGDELERVQERFYRAKNASTANGSGLGLSICKEIVERFNGYIDMESQIGEGTTITIVLPRA
- a CDS encoding response regulator transcription factor, translating into MKKILVIDDEIAIRDLIELVLRRENYNVQTAEDGKTGLHLLESFQPDLVVLDLMLPDCSGYDLCKEITGKRAVPVIMLSAKNEVIDKVLGLELGAEDYMTKPFDNRELLARIKVILRRNESKEESSEGTEVKSTRIIHEELTFDLESRRVLKNDVPVSLTAKEFKILETLLKRPDKIFTRDELLEIGWGYDFMGDSRSVDMTIMRLRKKLEDNADEPKYIRTIYGFGYQLGGGEA
- a CDS encoding MFS transporter is translated as MPNKQNKKAAASSIGFMILGIIVIAANLRTPLTSVGPLVSLIRDDVHISNTLAGLITTVPLLAFALLSPLVPKLGRRYGVERIIWIALMLLTAGILIRSLSGAVNLFIGTVILGFAIAVCNVLLPSIIKRDFPNKIGSMTGVYSISMNLCGAIASGISVPLAMNAGLKWQGALGIWGILSFVSILCWLPQLRSQTKPTATTSQQVARNDVNVWKSPLAWQVTLFMGIQSMVFYVLIAWLPEILKQQGMESNQSGWYLSIMQLAMLPFTFIVPVIAGRMNSQRLLVIITTGLLSTGTLGLLYGSSNVILLWIIILGIGGGFAFSLAMMFFGLRTENAHQAAELSGMAQSIGYLLAAIGPALIGYLHDATNSWNLPLFILLGASILLFIVGIGAAKNRVVGGRNKPNLN
- a CDS encoding NAD(P)-dependent oxidoreductase, producing MKILIVGHFNETAKSNITGYFPQDWNVVIVPPGQEMLHHIIDCQVLIPEHIQVDHTLLANAKQLKLVQTGAGFDNVDIPACTELGIWVANAAGVNAQAVAEHVMALILSYYKNIPFLDNFMKNKKDEHQLDYTGSELKGKTIGIIGLGAIGQKVAAFCRVFDMNVQAYARKAVVQSDDLVKMTDFDTLISTSDIVSVHIPLNPQTKQLINKAAFKKMKNTTLFINTARGGIVNERDLIDALQNGDISGACLDVYETEPLPMDSELRNLANVILTPHTAGLPDGRKFHKIRYDFFINNIKRVDNGEEPASKLNQLI
- a CDS encoding HAMP domain-containing protein, yielding MNKAIDYYSFITIEKQMMEKADLSELSFREVLAQHRSSSGEPQTEEIVRLALEKLKASGKEVRIYDSSKQLLGLAVDGIIINDGKPLIFDQNIEKALSGSYAYTVTEDHRLYFATPIQNQFYENAYVYEFVDDISYFYAIMDQIRYILFAGAGGFIVLITLASLWIARNTTKPIKVLLGAAQSFSRQEFRRVQLNRKDELGMLAEGLDSMGASFMITFSTRNNLSPTYLTS